Genomic DNA from Scylla paramamosain isolate STU-SP2022 chromosome 12, ASM3559412v1, whole genome shotgun sequence:
tgactgattaactaaagGAGGAGGTCAGTCTTGATCAAGGCTAGTATTTATTTCTTTGACATAATTGGCAATATTTTAAGGTAACTTTTAAGAAAATGGATTTTTAGAACATTTAAACATTCACAGCCACTGTTTAGTATATTGTAACTCTAATTAAGAGTGAATTGGAGATAATGTTTTAAACATTAGCTTTATAGGGAAACTATATCAAATACAATAATAGCCTTAATATATTAAAGTACATACAGTAGAACCTCAGTTCACAAACTTAATCCATTGTGGACCTTCGTTCACAAACCAGATTGTTCATGAACCAAAACAGTTTTTTCCATTGAAATTAATGTGAATACAATTAATCCGTGTCAGCCTCAGAAATATggtatttttacatatttatgtgtttttgtaaTGAATATAGAATGAAATTGAAATACCTCCTAAAATGGAGACAAATAGcactaaattaaataaaatagtaCTGTAATTTACCTTTGCTGTTTATAGTTGCTGGCAAAGGtggatggtgagggaggagaggaaaagaaggaagctaCCAAATTCCAGGTGAAAGGCTGCAGCCTGCCTACTGCCCTCTCTGCTCCATACACTCtcactctagagagagagagagagagagagagagagagagagagagagagagagagagagagagagagagagagagagagcatcatcaGCAGTTGTCAAGGTCACTTGCTGACACACAACtacaactcattctctctctctctctctctctctctctctctctctctctctctctctctctctctctctctctctctctctctctctggatataaCAAATTTTCATCTTTAGCAACCCACCCTTCCCCATATGTGTTCGTTATTGGTAATGTACTGTAATTACAATAATTGGAATAATAATTCAGGCCCTTTGGGCCAAAAGACTGAGCTGATGGTGACATCAaacacttttctccttcttaggTGGCATAATGTAGgctaaaataacacaaaaaagggaaaaaagaaaaaagaaatgtttttaaCACATCACTCATGAATAATGTTTACACCAAGCGTGCCAATGCACAACTGAGCATGGATTATGGGTACCGTTTGTTTGTACCCTAAAGCATCGTTCGTGATCCAAACTAAAATTTGTTCACAAAACTAGTTCATGAACAAATTTGTTCATGATCTAGAATGCTCATGAACCAAGGTTCTACTGTATAAGAAAATTTTATGAGAGAAaaattttgtattcatatttatatgtgcAAGGTTTCACAGAATGGACCCAGGATGATGAATAGACAGTATAACAATAGATCATATGTGGATTTGAAATGTACATGGAATGTGGTTATGTTATCCAAGAAGTGCTATTCGTTGTGTTCCTACCATAGTCATCTGGATTAGTGAGATGTGCAACACTGGATGTTCCTTCATCATAGGCAACCTTATCCCACTCTGTGTGTACACTCAGCCATACACTTTGAAAAGATCGTGGAGTAGCATCCTGGCTTTGAAAGCTGAAGgagttatttttgttgtagCAAATACAATATCACGTATAGTAGAACCTCAGCTCTCGAACTTAATTTATTCCTGAATGCTATTCGAAATCCGAAACGTTCAGAAACCAAAATGATTTTCCCCGTAGGAAACTTATCAAAAGATATTAtgtagaccatgcaggcattctctttgtcacagATCTAGTGAGGGGAGCCTTACAGAGTGTCACAGAAACACCCAAACTGAAAGTGATCATAACACATAGATATCTTGTTGCtgagaaaagctactgggaaaatatAATTGTGAATCGAGAGCCACAAGTGGCTCAGGATTATTCCTGACTGCCAAAAACTCTTTACATCAAGGCTCTTCAGCAGGATTACATCTactttatttcaaagattgaattactgtcttacccactGTGTGTCTcctccaaatacataaaaatgaaggatatattcatagaaactataaattagtaataaactccagcttttgctttgtcttttagtatttgaaatcaagtaaattTTATTCAAAAACCTAGTTATGGTACGGCAAcggaagcaattatgagttcaaaattttgtttgaaaacttatttgtttgaaaagggatgTGTTTGGTAACCGAAGTTCCACTGTATTAGAATTATGaattcctttatttactttatcatGTGTCACTTTAAAGTAGCTAACAAAAACTGGAAGGAAAATGACATGAAATAGCCATTTGAGTATTTAAGATCTGTCAATTCACTCATTTCTTAAAAATATTTATCAGTGGTAAGTTTTGAATATGTGGAGGAATATTATTCTAAATTACAGGTCCAAAATATTATATTGAGTGTCAGTATTTAAAGAGGcagtgggggaggaggatgtaATTAATAAGTGATGCATATCATAGTTATAGATGAGGACATCTCTGTAggtatattatttttgttcttagtCATTAAGGTGGATATTGCAATTTTTTAATGTCATCCAATCTCAGACTCTGTCTTTGCTTAAATTAACAGAGGATGTGATTACTTTAAGTTGTTACTGTTTGTGTGCTTTTTCTAACAATTCTTTTGAGTTGAAGTTGTAGTGGTATTGTAAGTTGAATATGTAATGCACCAGATTGGACTTCATTATGTAAGTAGTGGGTGGATGTGACCATAATATATTAGTATATTTCCTAAAACAAGGAGGCATTATATCTTTGATTTGATAGAGTAATGCAAtgtttttagatatttttgAAGCAAGGTTATCAGTGTGAAATTTAAAAGATGAAGATTCATCATAGGTTATACCAAGGAACTTAGTGTGAGTGATTCTGGAAATTATGTTGTTAATGTAAAGTATAGGTTGGTGTTTTAATAAAGTAGGTTTTATCAGTGCTAATGGTAATTAATGGTAAGTCTAATGCAAATGGACCAGAGGTATAATTGATGACATTACTATTGACTGTGTTAATTATTCTGAATGTGAAACAACGAAGTATAGTGTCATATCTgcaaaagatacacacacacacacacacacacacacacacacacacacacacacacacatacaaagaaagGGGGCTCAGTACACTACCTTGTAGAATTTCAAAGTGAATCATTGCATAAGAAATATTCCCCCTTAACTACAGTTTGGTGGCTTCTATTTATCATATAATCTTTAAACTAGGGATGAAAGGGACAACAAAATGCCACAATGGTATAGTTTGTTCAAGAGAATTTGTGGTTAAGAATGTTAAATGCTTTTGCAGAATCAATGAATACAGGGGAGGACTGATGAACAGTAGTCAGGGGGGAAACAGTTCTCAAATGAAAGTAGGTTTATTGCTTGAAAAGTGTGAAGTCTAAAGCTAAATTGtgttggaatatatatatataattgataaaaaaaattttttcccattttttcattGGTAGTTGTGTTTTATAGAAATTAgttctattagaatcagtaatGGTTAGTTTTTGATGGACAGCATTTACTAAGATTTCAAGAAGCAAGGTCTTCTCACTATATTGATTCCagaagggatatatatatatatatatatatatatatatatatatatatatatatatatatatatatatatatatatatatatatatatatatatgacttcaTCAAGGCACTCCAGAGAACTCTTCCTTATAGGAAGTGTAAATAGAAATCCCTTTGATTCACTAAATCTCAATCCAAGCGTTCCACTTAAAAAGTTGAAGGTATCATGAAAAGGTTTTTTGGCAAATATTGTTGTCAAATTAAAGTGCATCATCACAAGAAAAATTTCAAGATTAAATAATTAGAAAGGAAGGTTGTAGCTCAGCATATTGTCTCTCATAACAGATTGCACTCATTCATCAGAAATAATTTAGGGCATTTGCAAGGGACCCCAGCTTGTATATAATGCTTATAAACTTTCTGAGATAGAAATTTAGTTGTATCCCTCCAAGTGCCAGGCAGATGAAGCATCTACACACATGCATTCACAGGTACTTCCTCACATCCCAACCTTGACTCACTGCACAAGTAACAGTCCCTCTAGATATCTCAGAACCTTTCTTGGACAGACCTGTTTCATacaaatacgagtatatttgCAGAATATTACTTTTTCCATTGTACCTTCAGCTTTTAAGTGTGAAGAGTGGTTCACAATTTATTGTGAGTCAAGTTATAGTGCATTCCATGTATTTCCTATGGAGAGCAATTCACAAAACTATCCTGATGGCATCATCAGTATGGGATGAGAGTGGCTGACATGAGCAGATCTTGTTTGTTTGAATGTTTAGAAGCTGGATATTATGCATAAACCATAATGACAGCAATTGTTTACTAATCCTGCTATGGATTTGAATTTAGTtaattctcattattattttggtttgcagttttttttttttaagcaaatgTTAGGTAAACTGATAATGCTGAACAGTttcatttatcttcattatACCAAATTGTATTTCCAGGTTTTATCTGTTAATTATTCATTGCTTATTTTACtgttctttccattccttttcataCTTTTGTGTACCTGCAGGTCAAGGAGTAGATCACCACGCTCTCCCAGAAGGTCTCCCCGGCGCTCTCCCAGACGCTCCCCTCTCAGGTCAAACCCCAGAGTCTCTCCACGGTCTCCCAGGAGATCTCCAAGGCGATCCCCAAAGCAGACTTTCAGGAGGAAGAGCTCTCGGTCTCCTCGCTCTCATGTACACAAGAGGAAATATTCTAGTAGTTATTCAAGATCATCCTCCAGTACCAGTGGTTCCTCTTACTCTAGAAGCTATTCATCATATTCACGTTCATCATCTggctcctcatcttcctcatacACCAGCTCTTCTTCCAGTTCATCAGGATCCAGAAGACGACGATCCTACTCCCCAGCACCCCGCAGACCTAGATCTTATTCAGGCTCtccaaggaggagaaggttagGAAGAAGGCAGCCACCCCCTCCCAGTCAGTCATCCCAAGtaaggatgaaagaaataacCCATCAAGAAACCACAAAAAAACTTGTCACCAAAACTGTCAGTAATGTTGTGATCAAATCAAGAAATGCTTCAAACAAAGTTGCTAAGctgaagaacaaaatgaaaattaaagaaggtGATGGTGTGGTACGGAGGAAAGCCAGGACTCCTGTCCCTGCTACAGTTAGTAATTACTATGATGAAAACAATGTTGTCGTGGTAGATGAATCTACTGAGTACAGAGGGCCTGGCACACCTCCCCGTGCACCTGAAGGCCGGCACCTGCTTGATCCTCATCACTATAAGGTTGTACCACCTGACCACCCAGATTACCAccgtcctccaccacctcccagGGAGTCGCCAAGATCAGAGGGAGAAGACACTGATTCTGAGTCAtcttctgatgatgatgatggtcctCGACGAATGACTCTATCAGAGAGATTTGGGAAGCTTGCACAGTTAAGCTCCCAGAGACAAGAATATGAAGGTGTGCGGATGAAAATTGTACGAGAAGGTGGTCAAGATAAGAAGGTTTACCTTGAAACAGGTAGACTTCAGTCAAGGTCTCCCTCCCCAAGTGGCAGAAGTCGTGGCACCCATCCAGCTCATGAGCGGTGGCTGCAAGAACACCAGGCAGAGTACAGGGAGTATCAGGAACGTTATGGGGAAATAAGGCAATGGGACCCACACCGTGACCTACCAAGAGAGCTGCCACAAAACTGGGATGATGTGCATGTGAGGTACCGCTACTATAAGGAGTCTGGGTACTTTGGAGACAGGTCCATTACCCTGGATGACTACCTCAAGTGGGAGCAGTGGTGGTACCGCTATCGAGACTGGCTTGAAAAGTATGGGGGCACTCAagaactggaagagagagattgGCAGTATCGTGCTTCCAGCTATGAATATGAGACCCGCGGGACCACATCTGGGCAGGGCAGGTGGGCACGGAGAGAGCCATCACGAGAAGCTGAtgacaggaaaagaagacgatatTAATGGCACCTTGCCTGTAACATAGCAtatatctctttctttgtttcattttattattgtcttttaCCTTAAAGTAACCATGATAATTATTAACTATTACGTATATACAAAGAATGATACGGGAAGCAGGTGCATTAAGCTTGAGCAACGTAGGAATTTACTTGAATTATTTATTGTACTGTATGTAGATTTGGCAGAGAGCCTTGGAAAAGATTTATTGTAACATTTGTAGTGTAATTATATTTTCAAAATTCCTTGCTTTGGTTTCAGAATGAATGAAACAAAACTTAATTTGCCCACCTTTCTGTCAATGTACAGTGTACATTCATATGTTTTTAGGTAAtataaatgttttattttagaAGGATGAAGGATAGAAATGACAGTGCTGTatgtatttcatattttatcacaactgtatttaatttaatttaattttcacATAGCAGTTGTACTTCAGTcttcagtgatttatgtagatTTCATAAAATAAGATTGAACATGGTATAGCATGATTTTAAGTACTGAAATACCTTACATGAGAACTTCAGGTATATTTCTTACTAAATTTAAACTGTAGAAGTTGTGGATTTGTATCAAATTCATTGTATTTTATAAAATTAAGATCAAATATCAGCAATTTTAACCACCAATTTGAGTATTGTTTTGTTAATCTTGTTATAAGATGTAATAGTACacaagaaatgtttattattgaCATGAATAATGCAAGAGACACATTAGTTGACCAGGTGTGCCACATGAATTTGACAGCCTCTTGCCAGTCTAGAAGGACAGAACATTGTAAAGTTCAGGTTTTTATGATTACAAACATCAGACACTCATGGCAGACTTGCTATGTAAAGAGTTAGTCATaatgaatgaatttttttttttatatattttacatgttttaATTACCTCTGTTTAAGGGTACAAGTTTAATTGTAAATAGCCAGTGCATCTTTAGTAAGTACTGGAGTTAATACTTGTGCACATCTGAGAGATCTGGATTTGGCAGGATGGAGACATTTCACATTGTAGCCCTTGTTCCCTTGCTTTGAAGCAGGTGTGAAATGTAAGCCAAGGAGTTATGACATTGACTCAACAGGTGcatgataatagtaatgcttTGGGAGAACAtggaatgaataagtaaatcaTATTCTTTAAGTATTGTGGAAGTGCATACAAGATGATACGGTTAGGGTCTAGACTACGTAAACGCAACTCATGCAATTTTTATCCAGTGACTTgcaaaaatgaaaatttattttttatttttgtttatctaggGAAAGTCTTCTAGGATGTTAAAGGAAGTGATTAAATGAACTATAATTTTTGGGGATTGACGAGTAACTCGTTAGAATAATGACAAATGTACAAGTTATacagtactaaaaaaaaaatgtgtggcaAAATACACGGAAATTAATCAATCTTAACAACTTAGTAGGAAACTAGCAGATTTcagataatagaaaataaatcacACGCAAGGACATTCAAAACACCAATATACACATTATACAGAGtaccaatataaaaaataatcatgtcTTCCTCATAACAAGACATTCAAAGCAAATTACAAATCGTGGAAAATAAAAGCACATCCAAAAACATGAAAGCAGCAATATACTCATTATGCACGTCCAGGTGTCATTGTGTGCCATAACACCTTGACGTGACGAGAGAGGACGATTACTATATGTACAAGAAATTACCATGGGAAGAACTACGGTAAGTTAACACTAGATCCACTGTGATACGTTActaccaggagagagagagagagagacagagagaaactcgcaaaatataaaaaagaaaaaaaaatgaggtaggGCTGATAGCAATGATAAGAATTGTAACTTATGTAAATACTTAACTGCATTTTATAAAGAGGAAGATATCACTGCCAGCACCGATTTTCAGTTGTTCAGAAGCATCATTCGGCAGAGGGAATACAATAttaaaaatagattaaatatataataataataataataataataataataataataataataataaaagatcccaaaaaaatatatggatgagtaagtaaataagtgaaaataaatggaCAAATAGCAAtgctatcagagagagagagagtgagagagagtcttgtataatggttggagagagagaataaaaaaatgtgaagtcCTTTCCTGCCACCTATCGACTATCGGTATTGGATTGTGGTGCAGCGATGCTTATATCATCACGTGGACTTCGGACTGTGTACATACTGCCAACCAACAGCGTGCGACTGTTACGGGACTCACGAAGAGCCAATATACTGTGCTTCAAGGGTGGAGCTTATTTGCTGGTAGGGGAACATACGGTAGCGTCGCAACATAAAATCAAGTAACAGGAGGCTAAAGAAGAAATAGTGTATCACTTACAATGAAATTGATGATCTGGCAACTGTTACGTCCTTGATCAGCTGATTGACGTAAACACAGCACGGTCTGGCACACTGAGGCACTGACCCAAGGAAATAGAGATCGTCCAGAAGAGACAATGAGTGCACTCCGCTTTCTTGGGAAACTCTCGGTTTCATCATCAATTTATTTAAAATTAATAAGAAGCATAAGTACATCAGTACCCAGAAATGGGAGCCTGTTCACCCAGGAACACAGGGAACTACAGAGCTCCTTGACAAAGGTACGAGGAAGGTATTATATATTTCGGTGAGCAGGATCCTCCAGATTTGTTTCAGGGTGTAGATTACGCTTTTCCTAGCGTTTTAATAGCAGAACTAGATTGGCATATTAAGAAATTATGTTAAATTTTGAATGTTTAAATGTTTGAATGTGTTAAAGGAGGACAAAACggtatttcttgataagaagACCGTCCCCCCATTCCCCCCAACCCTCCCCTAACCCTCCAAtaagcttgggggcctgtggggaatcGGAAGGTTTTGGGGAAGGGGGTGAAAAATTAGTTAAATAAGAGCATTAAAAATCTAAGAAAATTTACCTTAATATTTCAAATTTCCTTAACCTATCCTAGCCCCTAGATCCCTCCCCCCCAAATGACAGTTGGCCTTTATCAGAACGCCTGACACgtctctaaaacaaatgaaaagtgtaactgaacCTACCATGGAAAGTTGTAATTGATGGCCTCAGGAATGGCCTCATGAGTGGAAGTGAATGGTTGGAGGGATCAGCTTTATAGATATTGTGAAATCCTTATATGCTACTACCCACAAATCCCAGTTATAAGCAAAAGAAAATCATTTCAGTGTTTCCTCTTAACTGGTGCAGAGCTCGCTAGACttagaaaatatcaaatttctccacactcGAGTGCTATTACAGCCATTCTAGACGTGCCCTCATccaatttttttacatttacggCAAGGGCACCGAACCCTTCTCCATGATATGTGAGTTACGTGCTTGTATGTAACACAGACATAATATCCAGATTAATCCAAAACAGTCATACCTCTTGGTCAAGATAATTGTTATTCTC
This window encodes:
- the LOC135105881 gene encoding serine/arginine repetitive matrix protein 1-like isoform X1; its protein translation is MVRSPVRRSPRPRSPRPRSPRPRSPRPKSPRRKSPLRRPASPRRRSTERTSSRRGPRSPPPKSAATGSGNGVASAGGTGGGGSGRRRKGRRRWRTGRGGGGGGGGGGGGGGGGGGGGGGGSGGPPMSGGNKQPIASMRMRMDDYRPPRAERLLRDPKEERGPIEQVVVRARREASTRTKDTFWTKKLLDAEATQPNRWAHSGFKELYRDELGYSDMGEGSGDEKERENRASSRPRDPREPPGLAPRKVTPPAHPRSPQDPRRRSRSRSPRSPRRSPRRSPRRSPLRSNPRVSPRSPRRSPRRSPKQTFRRKSSRSPRSHVHKRKYSSSYSRSSSSTSGSSYSRSYSSYSRSSSGSSSSSYTSSSSSSSGSRRRRSYSPAPRRPRSYSGSPRRRRLGRRQPPPPSQSSQVRMKEITHQETTKKLVTKTVSNVVIKSRNASNKVAKLKNKMKIKEGDGVVRRKARTPVPATVSNYYDENNVVVVDESTEYRGPGTPPRAPEGRHLLDPHHYKVVPPDHPDYHRPPPPPRESPRSEGEDTDSESSSDDDDGPRRMTLSERFGKLAQLSSQRQEYEGVRMKIVREGGQDKKVYLETGRLQSRSPSPSGRSRGTHPAHERWLQEHQAEYREYQERYGEIRQWDPHRDLPRELPQNWDDVHVRYRYYKESGYFGDRSITLDDYLKWEQWWYRYRDWLEKYGGTQELEERDWQYRASSYEYETRGTTSGQGRWARREPSREADDRKRRRY
- the LOC135105881 gene encoding zinc finger CCCH domain-containing protein 18-like isoform X2, translating into MVRSPVRRSPRPRSPRPRSPRPRSPRPKSPRRKSPLRRPASPRRRSTERTSSRRGPRSPPPKSAATGSGNGVASAGGTGGGGSGRRRKGRRRWRTGRGGGGGGGGGGGGGGGGGGGGGGGSGGPPMSGGNKQPIASMRMRMDDYRPPRAERLLRDPKEERGPIEQVVVRARREASTRTKDTFWTKKLLDAEATQPNRSRSRSPRSPRRSPRRSPRRSPLRSNPRVSPRSPRRSPRRSPKQTFRRKSSRSPRSHVHKRKYSSSYSRSSSSTSGSSYSRSYSSYSRSSSGSSSSSYTSSSSSSSGSRRRRSYSPAPRRPRSYSGSPRRRRLGRRQPPPPSQSSQVRMKEITHQETTKKLVTKTVSNVVIKSRNASNKVAKLKNKMKIKEGDGVVRRKARTPVPATVSNYYDENNVVVVDESTEYRGPGTPPRAPEGRHLLDPHHYKVVPPDHPDYHRPPPPPRESPRSEGEDTDSESSSDDDDGPRRMTLSERFGKLAQLSSQRQEYEGVRMKIVREGGQDKKVYLETGRLQSRSPSPSGRSRGTHPAHERWLQEHQAEYREYQERYGEIRQWDPHRDLPRELPQNWDDVHVRYRYYKESGYFGDRSITLDDYLKWEQWWYRYRDWLEKYGGTQELEERDWQYRASSYEYETRGTTSGQGRWARREPSREADDRKRRRY